The sequence below is a genomic window from Polyangiaceae bacterium.
CAGTCTGCCCCCGGAGAGGTGATCGATGGTGAGCGCCGTCATCGCAGCGCATGCAGGAGTCCGCGCGGAAAGCTGCATGATGGCAGTGCCGAGCTTGATCTTCTGGGTTCGGGCACCGATCCAGCACAATGGAGAAAAGCAGTCGGAGCCGTACGCTTCAGCCGTCCAGACCGAGTCGTAGCCAAGGCGTTCGGCCTCCAGCACGAGCTCCGTCGGGTCCCAAGGGTCGGGCATCCAGTAGCCCAGCGTCAGTCCGAGTTTCATGCCGTCATCATGGCCGACGGGGCGCGTCGACTCCACCTCGCTTTGGCTGCGGAACGAAGACTCAGAGGATGACTCTAACCTCGGTTTGTGAAGACCCGGAGTAGCGAGAGTGGGCGGCTCAGAAAGGCATGATGTTCAGGTCGAAGACGCGCTCGAACAGCCACAAAGCGCCGAGCGCGCCGATCAACGCGCTGGAGACTCTCACCAACAGGAGTTCGTGCTCTGGCTTCTTGTGCAAGAAGCGCACGAGCGGATAGAGCGGCGCGACCAACGCAAGCTGTCCGAGCTCGACGCCAAGGTTGAAGCCAAACAGCGCACCGAGCAGCCCACGAGTTGGAAGCCCGAGCTCTGTCAATACGCTTGCGAAACCGAACCCGTGCACCAGACCAAAGCCAAACGTCACGAAGTGGCGCTTGGGGACGGAGGGTAGTGTGGTCGTTGCGTCTGTTTCCGTGTGGCTTGAACCGTCCCCGCGGAGGTTGCGGCCGAAGCGCCGGTAGTTGTCCCACGCGACGAACACGATGCTGGCGGCGATCAGCGACTCCACCAAGCGCGATGCGACGCTGACCGTGCCGGTCGCGCCGAGCGCCAGGGTGATGCTGTGAGCGAGCGTGAAAGAGGTCACGACGAGCGCGAGCTCCTTCATGCGTCGTACGACGACCACCAGGCCAATCACGAACAGGATGTGGTCGTAGCCGAATAGGATGTGCTTGATGCCTTCCCGGACCCAGCCAAGAAACGAAGTATCGTTCTGGGGCGGCGCCCCTGCCTTTGGCTGTGAGGTGAGCGGCGCGGCGCTGTGCGCCTTTCCTCCTGGCAGATCCGGAGCCGCGCCAGCGTCGAACTCGAAGTGCTGGCTCTCTGGCAAAAACACGTGATGGATGGGCGTCGTCCCCAGTACGAACTTCCCGACCACGCGGTGTCCGCCCGTATCTTCCATGAAGATCGAGTTGTCGATGCTCAGGGTCGCGAGGCGTGTCGAAGGCGAGGCCGGCGGGCAGACGTAGCTGCGGTGCACCAGCACGCGGCGCCCTGCGGTGAGCTCGATAGTCGTTTCCCCGGGGGAGCACAGTTCGCCGGCGTTCTTGAAGCTGAGCTTCTTGTCCAGGTAGTGGGATAACCGGGCCTTGTTCTCGTCGAGCTCTCGAGCCTCGAGCTCCCCGTTGTCGTTCGTATCGTAGGCCTGAACGTCGAGCAGGGTGCGCACGTCGAGGTCGAGCACTGCACGTAGCTCCTGTTGCCCCACGTCGACGCTGAGCACGCTCATCGCGAACTGATGCGCGCCGGCGCTGCTTACATAGAAGCAAACGCTCAGAGACAGGCAGAGCAATAGAAGGCGGCGCACGTGGCCGCGTAGTGTTCTCCCTCCCCCCCAAATTGCCAAGCGCTCGCTCAGGCTTGGGCGAACTCGGGACGCCGATAAATCGAAGACGGGCGGATTAACCGCCCCGTCCGCTTTTGTTCCATTACATGCGCGCACCAGCCGATCACGCGGCTAGCAGCAAACGTCGGCGTGAAGTCCTCTACCGGGATGTGCAGCGCATTGAGCAGCACCGCCGTGTAGAACTCGACGTTCGCCGAGAGCGGGCGCTCGGGGTGACGCGCGTTCAAGAGCAACGTTGCTTCCTGCTCCACGCTTTGCGCAAGCTTGAGTCCGTCGCTAGCGTTCGAGGAGGCGAGCAAGCGAACCGCCGCCTCGAGGACTTCGGCCCGAGGATCGCGTACGCGATACACGCGGTGTCCCATGCCCATGATGCGTTCACCGCGAGCGAGCGTTGCCTCGAGCCAGGGTCGAGCGCGCTCAGGCGTCGAGATGGCGTGCAGCATCTCCAGGACCGGACCTGGCGCGCCACCATGCAGGGGCCCCTTGAGGGCACCAAGCGCTGCGGTTACTGCGCTCACGAGATCGCTGCCTGTGGATGCGACGACACGTGCGGTGAAGGTCGATGCGTTCATTCCGTGGTCGACGACGGCGGCCCAGTAGCGTTGCAGCGCGGCATTCTCTTCCGGCGTTGCGGCGCTGCCGCGGAGCATGCGCAGGTAGTCCTCTGCGTGGCCGAGCGATGGATCTGGCTCGATCAACTTCAAGCCGCGGCGTTTCCGGGAGGTGTGAGCTGCAAACACGGCGACCGCTGCAGTAATCGCGACCGCGTTTTGCTGGTCATCTCCTCCTGGTGTTAGGTGAGCCACGCTCGCGCGCAGGGCGTCCATCGAGGCTGGCTGGCCAAGTGCGTCGCCAAGTCGACGCACGCGCTCGTGCGCTAGTCGCCGCGCCTGCCCGAGTGCGGGGCGCACGGCTGCATGGTGACTCCCACTCCCAACCCGCCAGAGCAGGTCCGCGATCTCCTCGATGGCCATGCTCCGGGCTAGGTCCTCTACGCTGTGGCCAGCGATCTCCAGCCGCCCCGCTTGCCCGTCGACGTGACTCAGCTGAGTCTCCGCGACAACGATCCCCTCGAGCCCTACCACCGGCGCCGGCGCGACCGCGCCGAGTCGATCCCCTTCAACGATGTTTGCCATGGGGGAAGCATGGAGCGTGCAATACATTGATCAAGATTGATTGATGGATCAATGTATCGATCATGGTTGACCGACTGTTGACAGCCAGTGAAGCCGCCGCGCTCCTGGGCATACGCCTGCCTACGCTCTACGCGTACGCTAGCCGCGGAAAGCTACGCAGTGAGCGTGCCCCTGGCAGCGCGCGGGCGCGCATGTATCCAGAGTCAGAGGTGAGGAGGCTGTTGCGTGCCACTCAAGCTCGTTCCGGACATGCAGCTGCCGCCGAGGGCGCTCTGAACTGGGGGCAACCGGTGCTCTCATCGAGCATCACCGAGATCAGCGAAGCCGGACCTTGTTACCGTGGGGTAGCGTTCAGCGAATTGATCGAGCAGCAGGTGCCGTACGAAGCCGCCTGCGAGTTGCTTTGGTACGGGGATTGGGGGGAGAGGGAGCGCTGGAGCGAGCTGAAGCTACCTCGGGCGTCGGCGCTCGGCCCATGGCTCAAGCGGATCCGTCAGGTGCCAGAGCTCGGCTCCCTTGAGGCCTTGCAGCTACTCGTTCCGTGGATCGCCCTCGACGACCCTACGAGTCATGGTGCGACCGCAGAGGCGGAGCGCTCCCGCGGCCGCAAACTCATCAGCCTGCTCGCTGCCTGCCTCGGTCCCGCGGTAGCCGGAAGCGGACTTGCCGCGCCGCTCGAGTCGCAACCGATAGCGAGTCGCGTCGTGCGGGGGATCTTGGGAGCGCCTGGTCGACGATTTGCGGCGCAGGTCGAGCTGCTGAACGCTGTCTTGATTGCGTGTCTGGATCACGAGCTCAACGCGTCCACGTTCTGCGCACGGGTCGCGGCGAGCGCTGGAGCCAACCTCTACGCGAGCATCAGCGCCGGGCTCGGTGCGCTGTCTGGCCCCCGACATGGGAGGGCGTGTGACCGCGTAGAGGCGTTGGTTCTAGAGGTGGAGCGTCCCAGTCGGGCGCGGAGTTTGGTTGATGAGCGTGCGCGTCGCGGTGAACAGCTCCCCGGGTTCGGACACCCATTGTATCCGCACGGAGACCCTAGAGGTCGTCTGCTGTTGGAGCTTGCGTCTCGTCACGCCAAGAGCCGCGCGTTGACCGCGCTGAACGCCTTGGCGCAGGCGATGGTGGATACGGGGCGGCCGGGACCGACGCTCGACGCTGGTTTAGTGGGTGTTAGCCTTGCGTTGGGGTTGCCTCGAGGCGCTGCTGCCGGTCTATTCGCTCTGGGGCGCGCGGGGGGTTGGGTCGCTCATGTGCTCGAACAACGAGAGCAACCGGAGCTCCTCCGACCAAGGGCGCGCTACGTGGGCGCGCCCGGCCGCGCTGCGCTGCCGGTTAGAGACCCAGGCGCTCCGGGCTGAGCTCGTCATAGCCGGCGACGATTGCAGTCGCCTTCCCGAACTTCGCTGGGCCGAGCTCGGGGTCGGGCATCGCGATGACTTGCATCCCCGCAGCCAGCGCGGCGTCCACACCTGCTGGCGAGTCTTCCAGCACGACACAGTCAACCGGCTCTACGCCCAATTTCTGTGCGGCAAAGAGAAAAATGTCGGGTGCAGGCTTGAGTTTCTCTACACCCTGGTCATCCCCGCAGATCAGGTGATCGAATAGAGAGAACCAGGGGTGGCGCTGGAGCTTCAGGTCGGTCAACGCACGCTCGGCACTGGTCGCGACCGCCATCCTGACGTTTCGCTGCTTGAGCTGTGCCGCGAAAGCTGACGCTCCCGGCTTTTCTTCCACGGTGGGGAACAGTCGTTCCAGATGCGGTCGCCGTCGCGCGAGCATCTCGGTGCCATTGAATGGCAGCTGCAACGTCTCCACCAGGTAGGCCGCGCCCTCGCGACTGTCCCGGCCGATCATGTTCGCCTTGATGCTCCAGTCGAAGTGCTTTCCGTACTCACTCACCACGGCCTGAATCGCGCGGGTGTATAGGATCTCCGTATCGAGAAGGATCCCGTCGAGGTCGAAAATCACGTGCTTGGCCGGACGCTGGAGAATCACCCTCCGACCCTAGCGAGAGCCACGCTTGGGTGCAAAGCCCCCGCGCCGTTGGACGGCAGGTGTCACGTGGCCGTCGCGTGCAGCGGTAGCTGCCGCTCAGAGGCAGGCGCTGTTCAACGACACTGCGCTGTTCGAAGCCACTGTGCCGTTCGAAGGCACTGCGCCGTTCAAAGACACTGCGCGAACGTCGCTTGGGTCGACGGGTGTTTGAATGATCGGCAACTTGAGAAGCCGAAGGCTGTGCAGTCAACGGGGAAGCGGACGCCGCCGTAGCACAGATTCATCGTGGTCCCATCGCAGCTCTCTTCGCAGGCAGCGGCTTGCTCTGGGGTGCAGCCAGCAGCGGCGCAGTACGTGCCGGTTGGATCGTCCGAGCACTGGAGGCCCACCGAGGTGCAGTCCAGCTGCAGGAGCGCGCCGCCAGTGCAGAGGTTCGCGGTATTCCCATTGCACGTCAGTCCGCTCGTGGCGCAGGTGTCGCTCGTCTTTAGGAAACAACCGGTTTGCCCGCCCTGGGTGCGGCACTCTGCTTGTACGGCGGAGCAAGCAGCTCCGATGCCCTCACCCCCGATGCAGGTGTAGTAGTTGTTGCCTGCACAACGCTCAGTTCCGTCGGGATCCGAACAGTCCGCAACCTTGCATCCTGCGGAGTCGTCTACGAAATCTCCGTTGGAGTCGTAGAGCACGCAGGTGCCACCTCGAGTGGAGCAGTCAACGAAGAAGTTGTTCCCGCAATCGTAGGCAACGTTGTTCTCGCAGCGAATGCCTGTCTGACCGTTGCACGCCTCCCCTGCGTAGCCGTAGCCAACGCAGGTCGCGACGTCGTCGCAGTTTTTCGCGGCGAGGGTGCAAGACGTCCCGAGGAACGCCGACTGATAGCTCCACGTGACGCAGTCACTGATCCGGATGCCCGGCAAGAGGGGTGAGCAGGAGTTTCGCAGGATGCAGGAGCGCACCACATCCCAGTTGGGTTGGCTGATGCCATCGCAGTCGGTGAAGCCTCCCGCTCCCGCGGTGCCACCAGCGCCAGCTCCGGAGGTGCCGCCTTGGCTTCCGCCCGAGCCGCCACTCGCGCCCGTGCCACCTTGGCCTGCACCTGCAGAGTCGTCGATTTCGTACCGGTCCAGCCCCAACACGTTGCTGCAGCCCGTGATGCCGAGGACTCCGATGAAGGAGCAGCTCACAAGCGCGCTGTATAATTGCCGCGCGGAAACGAACATCAGAATTCCCCCGCGAGCCCGAGGCTGGATACGCCCACGAATGCACCGACGCGAGGTCCCCGCGCCGCTCTTGGGGGCGCGCTCTGGTCAGTGCCATCGAAGAACCAAAGGTAACCCCCAATAGCGAGACCGACGACACCCACGGCGAAGCCAACGGTAGAAGCGATGGCGTAGGATTTGGTGTTGGCGAGGTCCGCGTCGGAAGTTCGGGGGCACTTGCCACCGGGGCAGTCTTCCGCCAACTGGGCTTCTTTCTGCGTGGCAATGATGCCGCACACGCCACCAACCAGTACCCCTGTTGCGCCGACCCCGAGTGCGATCCACGTCAGGGTAGGGTCATGCTGGCTCTGATCGGCGCCGGTATCTGGGTTGGTTGGGGGCATCACCGGCGGCGGCTCCGCTGGCTCAACTGGCTCGACCTTGAGCGTGAGCACGACCTCGCTGCGGTCACCCTCCTTCAGTCTGACAGCCTTCGCGGCGGGTAGGTAGCCGGGGGCCTCTGCTCTCACTTGATGCAGACCTGGATCCAGGCTGATTCCGTCGGTCTCTGACGGCGCGACGGCCTTGCCGTCGACCGAAACCGTTGCCGGGCTGTCGCCAAGCACCTCGACCTTGATCGTCAGCCGCGGCACGCGAGGTAGCGCAGAAGCGAGCAGCCCCTCTGCCTCATTTTGTGCGTCCACAAACGGCTTCGGAGCGTCTGCGGGGAGCTCGGTGTCCAGCACCTTGCGCAACACGGCGACCGCGGCTGTCAGTTCGCCTTCCTGAAGCTGACAGCGTGCCAGCGGCACCAAGATGGTTGGCGCCGCGTAAAGCTCGGCTGCTCGCTCCAACAAGCGAATCGCCTCCGAGCATTTCCCTGCGGATGCAAGCTTTACACCTTCGACACCCAGGGTGCGAGCCGCCGCCAGCTCAGACTCACTTGGTTCGGCCTGTGCGCTGTCAGGAGTACCGATCAGGGCGACGGCGATCGCGATGCTCGAGAACAGCACCGCTCCATGCCGCGTCCTAGTCCAGTCCCTCGTTCGCCCTCTCCCACCCTGCATGTTCTGACTCACTCTACACGTTGCCTGGGCCAGGCGCAGCAAAGCTGCCCCGGCTTGCAGTCGTGCGGTTAGCAAGCTTGTGGCCGCTTTTCGAGTGTGAATCGGCCGCCGACGCAGGTCACGCGGTCTCTGGCGTGGCCCCACGACCGGCGTGGGCTTCAAAAGCCGAGATCAGGCTCCGACGGCTTCTTCTGGAAACCTTTCCACGTGGGCGAAACCTTCGGCTTTTCCTTGCCGGCATCGCCAGTTGCCCCTGCGTCGGCCTCAGCTGCTTGCTCCGGGTTCGGCGCGCCCTGCACCTCGTCGGCAGTCGCGCTGATTTCAACGGGTGGTAGCCCCACGCTGGGCTGAGCTGCGGGCGCTGCCGTTTGCGCTGCTGCGGCCGTAGGCTCAGCAGCTGGAGCTGTGAGTGTTCGCACCAGCCACACGGCACCAAAGCCCAACAGCAATGCGACTACCGCACCAAAGCCAATCCACTTCGGACGCGGCAGCGCCCGCGATGCGGGCCCAACATCCATCACGCTCGACGTGCCGATGGTACCTAAGTACCGCGGGGCAACCGGGAGGGGAGGCGGTGGTGCGCTTCCCGGGCCGGGCGGCGCCGAAGGTGCGCCCGTCCCAAGGAGCGTGGCCAGGTCAGAGCGTGGTGGAGGCACCGAGCCGCTCAGGGTGCCGTGAACGATGCTGTTGCCCCCCGCGACGATGGTGTTGACGCTCCCAAGCGAGCCGCCCAAACCAGATGCTTCGAGCAGGGCCTCCGCGGCTTCATCCGCCGTTTGGTAGCGATCATCCGGATCTCGCGCGCAGCAGCGGTAAAACCAGATATCCAGTTCCTGGGGCAACCACTTCGCGGCGTCGTGCACCGACGGCAGGTCCTTCGTGCAAATCGACAGCAGCAAGTCGCCGAAAGCCTCGCCCTCAAAGGCCAAGCGCCCCGTAAGCATGTTGTAGACCACCATGCCCAACGAGTAGATATCCGCGCGGGAATCGACAGACTTTAGCCCACGCACCTGCTCGGGGCTCATGAACTGCGGTGTGCCGAGCACCGTGCCGGTGCGGGTCGTCGAGGTGTTCTGGTTGACGTCGGACACCTTCGCGATGCCAAAGTCGAGGACCTTCGCGACTTCTCCACCGTCGTCTTCCGAGTGCGCGAGGAAGATGTTCGCTGGCTTCAGATCGCGATGAACGATGCCCTGCTGATGCGCCAGGCTGAGGCCACGGGCGACCATCGCCGTGATGCGGACCACGTCCTCAAGCGGTACCGGACCGTGATCGAGGCGACGCTCCAGCGTTTCACCGCTCAGCATCTCCATCACGAGGTAAGGCAGTCCCTCTTCCGTCTCCCCGCTGTCGTAGACCTGGACGACGAAGCGAGACCGCAGCTTTGCGGCCGCAGTGGCTTCCACGCGGAACCGGTGCCTGGCCTCCCGTGACTGCGAGTACTCCTTGGCGATCAGCTTGATTGCAACGGTTTGATCGAGCGCTTCGTGATAGGCGGACCAAACCGTGCCCATGGCGCCGAGGCCAAGCACAGAGCCGAGGCGGAACTTGCCTGAAATGAGTTGTCCCGCCTCGCCCGAAATATCGGGCTGGTCCCTGCGGGTCAGATCGTCATCGCCAAGGCTGCTCACGGTCGTCTCTAGCTGCGGTTTGGTTGCGCGCGGCGCGTGGGCACCGCTCGGTTACTTGTTCGCGCCGTTCGGCGCGAATCGATCCTCAACGAGCCTTAGTGGGCCCAAGTCCTTCAGAGTGGGAACGCTTCTCCCTCTCCGTCGTGCTTCTCTTTGCCCCCCGATCCCCCGAACAAGCCATCACTTTGGCGCTGATCTGGGGAATTGAACAGGCGTTCCGGATGCCGACTCGCGCCGGTTCCTGTGGCGGATGAACCTTCCACCCTCTCGTAATGCAGACCCCGAACGGCCGGCGGAAGGGA
It includes:
- a CDS encoding citrate synthase; the encoded protein is MANIVEGDRLGAVAPAPVVGLEGIVVAETQLSHVDGQAGRLEIAGHSVEDLARSMAIEEIADLLWRVGSGSHHAAVRPALGQARRLAHERVRRLGDALGQPASMDALRASVAHLTPGGDDQQNAVAITAAVAVFAAHTSRKRRGLKLIEPDPSLGHAEDYLRMLRGSAATPEENAALQRYWAAVVDHGMNASTFTARVVASTGSDLVSAVTAALGALKGPLHGGAPGPVLEMLHAISTPERARPWLEATLARGERIMGMGHRVYRVRDPRAEVLEAAVRLLASSNASDGLKLAQSVEQEATLLLNARHPERPLSANVEFYTAVLLNALHIPVEDFTPTFAASRVIGWCAHVMEQKRTGRLIRPSSIYRRPEFAQA
- a CDS encoding helix-turn-helix domain-containing protein, with protein sequence MTASEAAALLGIRLPTLYAYASRGKLRSERAPGSARARMYPESEVRRLLRATQARSGHAAAAEGALNWGQPVLSSSITEISEAGPCYRGVAFSELIEQQVPYEAACELLWYGDWGERERWSELKLPRASALGPWLKRIRQVPELGSLEALQLLVPWIALDDPTSHGATAEAERSRGRKLISLLAACLGPAVAGSGLAAPLESQPIASRVVRGILGAPGRRFAAQVELLNAVLIACLDHELNASTFCARVAASAGANLYASISAGLGALSGPRHGRACDRVEALVLEVERPSRARSLVDERARRGEQLPGFGHPLYPHGDPRGRLLLELASRHAKSRALTALNALAQAMVDTGRPGPTLDAGLVGVSLALGLPRGAAAGLFALGRAGGWVAHVLEQREQPELLRPRARYVGAPGRAALPVRDPGAPG
- a CDS encoding PEGA domain-containing protein; its protein translation is MLFSSIAIAVALIGTPDSAQAEPSESELAAARTLGVEGVKLASAGKCSEAIRLLERAAELYAAPTILVPLARCQLQEGELTAAVAVLRKVLDTELPADAPKPFVDAQNEAEGLLASALPRVPRLTIKVEVLGDSPATVSVDGKAVAPSETDGISLDPGLHQVRAEAPGYLPAAKAVRLKEGDRSEVVLTLKVEPVEPAEPPPVMPPTNPDTGADQSQHDPTLTWIALGVGATGVLVGGVCGIIATQKEAQLAEDCPGGKCPRTSDADLANTKSYAIASTVGFAVGVVGLAIGGYLWFFDGTDQSAPPRAARGPRVGAFVGVSSLGLAGEF
- a CDS encoding serine/threonine protein kinase; the encoded protein is MSSLGDDDLTRRDQPDISGEAGQLISGKFRLGSVLGLGAMGTVWSAYHEALDQTVAIKLIAKEYSQSREARHRFRVEATAAAKLRSRFVVQVYDSGETEEGLPYLVMEMLSGETLERRLDHGPVPLEDVVRITAMVARGLSLAHQQGIVHRDLKPANIFLAHSEDDGGEVAKVLDFGIAKVSDVNQNTSTTRTGTVLGTPQFMSPEQVRGLKSVDSRADIYSLGMVVYNMLTGRLAFEGEAFGDLLLSICTKDLPSVHDAAKWLPQELDIWFYRCCARDPDDRYQTADEAAEALLEASGLGGSLGSVNTIVAGGNSIVHGTLSGSVPPPRSDLATLLGTGAPSAPPGPGSAPPPPLPVAPRYLGTIGTSSVMDVGPASRALPRPKWIGFGAVVALLLGFGAVWLVRTLTAPAAEPTAAAAQTAAPAAQPSVGLPPVEISATADEVQGAPNPEQAAEADAGATGDAGKEKPKVSPTWKGFQKKPSEPDLGF
- a CDS encoding HAD-IA family hydrolase, encoding MILQRPAKHVIFDLDGILLDTEILYTRAIQAVVSEYGKHFDWSIKANMIGRDSREGAAYLVETLQLPFNGTEMLARRRPHLERLFPTVEEKPGASAFAAQLKQRNVRMAVATSAERALTDLKLQRHPWFSLFDHLICGDDQGVEKLKPAPDIFLFAAQKLGVEPVDCVVLEDSPAGVDAALAAGMQVIAMPDPELGPAKFGKATAIVAGYDELSPERLGL
- a CDS encoding HupE/UreJ family protein, yielding MRRLLLLCLSLSVCFYVSSAGAHQFAMSVLSVDVGQQELRAVLDLDVRTLLDVQAYDTNDNGELEARELDENKARLSHYLDKKLSFKNAGELCSPGETTIELTAGRRVLVHRSYVCPPASPSTRLATLSIDNSIFMEDTGGHRVVGKFVLGTTPIHHVFLPESQHFEFDAGAAPDLPGGKAHSAAPLTSQPKAGAPPQNDTSFLGWVREGIKHILFGYDHILFVIGLVVVVRRMKELALVVTSFTLAHSITLALGATGTVSVASRLVESLIAASIVFVAWDNYRRFGRNLRGDGSSHTETDATTTLPSVPKRHFVTFGFGLVHGFGFASVLTELGLPTRGLLGALFGFNLGVELGQLALVAPLYPLVRFLHKKPEHELLLVRVSSALIGALGALWLFERVFDLNIMPF